One genomic window of bacterium includes the following:
- a CDS encoding hydantoinase B/oxoprolinase family protein, whose translation MPTDPVFLEIFKNRIQAISEEMANVVLRTGFTVFVKETADFGVCLLSPSGETFGSPVSTGVSLSLGLPGQGVISAIPEWHEGDIVIANDPYATAGLSTHLADVYLVKPIFADGRIIAFGCSFVHSSDVGGKVPGSITPTSYDIFQEGVRIAPVKLYDRGQLNQQILNIFLDNCRIPEQNLGDLQALMASLNTGERRLHELVARYGIEQVEQGIEDLMGYAERLVRAMIREIPDGEYTFWDYLDALDGGYPIRLRCRLVVHGDELFMDFEGTDPQVRAAFNLPSCNQQGHFMLVPSLVRYFRTLDPSVPWNTGMVRMVTNHAPLGSLLNPEPPAAVGVRAATFIRLMDVVIGVLSQAQPERLPAAGAGQACIVLLAMADVRTGKHLVGVVQPICGGSGGRPMRDGIDGMDFAVGYLRNVPAETLETDMPILIERYGLRPDSGGPGRYRGGCGIELMVRIFAPDTVMTARGMERMQFRPWGRLGGLPGKPGTAVKNEGTADETPTGRIDELLLQPGDTVTFASQGGGGYGDPFARDPALVESDVRRGLVSTASARADYGVALRDGQVDAAATSALRSLRATRQTEYAFGPEREAFEAVWSDAMQLALNRSLMAYPLSLRNYLKNRTMREVDARAARGHCPAPEGIAEIVRALHARMGGVERAEGPAPARS comes from the coding sequence GTCCGGGGAGACGTTCGGGTCGCCGGTGTCCACGGGCGTGAGCCTGTCGCTCGGCCTCCCGGGCCAGGGTGTGATCTCCGCGATTCCCGAGTGGCACGAGGGCGACATCGTCATCGCGAACGATCCGTATGCGACCGCCGGCCTCTCAACGCACCTCGCCGATGTGTACCTGGTGAAGCCGATTTTCGCCGACGGCCGGATCATCGCGTTCGGATGTAGCTTCGTCCATTCCTCCGACGTCGGCGGCAAGGTGCCGGGCAGCATCACGCCGACGAGCTACGACATCTTTCAGGAGGGCGTGCGGATCGCGCCCGTGAAGCTGTACGACCGCGGCCAGCTCAACCAGCAGATCCTCAACATCTTCCTCGACAACTGCCGGATTCCCGAGCAGAACTTGGGCGACCTCCAGGCGCTTATGGCGTCGCTCAACACCGGCGAACGCCGCCTTCACGAGCTCGTGGCCCGCTACGGCATCGAGCAGGTGGAGCAAGGGATCGAGGATCTGATGGGGTACGCGGAGCGCCTCGTGCGCGCGATGATTCGGGAGATCCCGGACGGTGAATACACATTTTGGGACTACCTGGATGCCCTTGACGGCGGATATCCGATCCGGCTGCGGTGCCGACTGGTCGTCCACGGTGACGAGTTGTTCATGGATTTCGAGGGCACCGATCCTCAGGTCCGCGCGGCGTTCAACCTGCCATCGTGCAACCAGCAGGGGCATTTCATGCTGGTGCCGTCCCTCGTGCGGTACTTCCGCACGCTGGACCCGTCGGTGCCGTGGAACACCGGGATGGTGAGGATGGTCACGAACCACGCGCCGCTCGGCAGCCTCCTCAACCCCGAGCCGCCCGCGGCCGTGGGTGTGCGGGCGGCCACGTTCATCCGGTTGATGGACGTTGTCATTGGGGTTCTGAGCCAAGCACAGCCGGAACGACTGCCTGCCGCCGGTGCGGGGCAGGCGTGTATCGTGCTGCTCGCGATGGCGGACGTCCGGACGGGCAAGCACTTGGTCGGCGTGGTCCAGCCAATTTGCGGCGGCTCCGGCGGGCGGCCGATGCGTGACGGGATCGACGGCATGGACTTCGCCGTCGGCTACCTTCGAAACGTCCCGGCCGAAACGCTGGAAACGGACATGCCGATTCTGATCGAGCGGTATGGCCTGCGGCCCGACTCCGGGGGCCCCGGTCGCTATCGAGGCGGCTGCGGGATCGAGCTCATGGTGCGCATCTTCGCTCCCGACACCGTCATGACTGCGCGGGGCATGGAACGCATGCAGTTCAGGCCCTGGGGCCGGTTGGGTGGTCTCCCCGGCAAGCCCGGTACTGCGGTTAAGAACGAGGGCACCGCCGACGAGACGCCGACTGGGCGCATCGACGAGCTGCTACTCCAGCCAGGCGACACGGTGACGTTCGCGTCACAGGGGGGCGGCGGTTACGGTGATCCCTTCGCTCGGGATCCGGCGCTCGTGGAGTCGGATGTGCGCCGGGGTCTCGTCTCCACGGCATCAGCGCGAGCGGACTACGGGGTCGCGCTTCGGGACGGGCAGGTCGACGCGGCGGCCACCAGCGCGCTCCGATCGCTCCGGGCGACGCGCCAGACCGAGTACGCCTTTGGTCCGGAGCGGGAAGCCTTCGAGGCCGTGTGGTCCGATGCGATGCAGCTGGCGTTGAACCGCAGCTTGATGGCGTATCCGCTCTCGCTGCGTAACTACCTCAAAAACCGGACAATGCGTGAGGTCGACGCGCGGGCCGCCCGGGGGCACTGCCCCGCGCCCGAGGGGATCGCCGAGATCGTGCGCGCGCTCCACGCGCGCATGGGTGGCGTGGAGCGCGCCGAAGGTCCGGCACCCGCCCGCTCATGA